Below is a window of Flavobacteriales bacterium DNA.
GAGATTGTTCCCAATCTCCTTTAACCCAATCAACAAAATTTATACTTAACCCTACAGAAGCAATAAAAGCCGCTATAGCCAGTGATAAGACACTTCTGCTATCATATCGATATGCGAGATAAAAAAACACGACAGAAGCGAGCATAGAACTAAAACTGCCGAATTGATTCCCTACTTCAAGATAAACTTGCAAGTAGGTTAATAGAGAAGCAAATAACAATGCACCTAATAAAAGTATATAAGAGAAATAAGGATCATTAACTTCAATTTCTAACCAGCTAAACGTAGTGGCTTTTATTTTCACATAATAAGAGCTAATTCCCGTAATCAGAGCAATTAAAGTAATGGCAATAATATGCATCATTTCGCCTATGTTCGTGTAAGCAAAATATCCTATACCACTGGCAAACATCAGCGCTCCTACATATAAAAAGAACCGCAATTCGTAATAGATAGAAACAATCCTATTTTGATGAACATCATCTAATCGATGATGCTGCCCGGGAGTGAGAAGTTGTTTTTGAAAAAGCTGATCGTGTACCGGATCCATGGCAACAAATCTAATCTATAATTAGTCAAAGCGGAGTACGCCGGCCTATAAACCAGAAAGCCCTTCCTTAAAAGGAAGAGCTTAACCAATTATTAAATAAATAAAGCCTTATTAGTTAATCACAATAATATCTCCTGACCCCGTAATATCGAAACTCACATTTGTAGCACCATTATGATACACATCACCAGGTCCAGTAATATCAACTTCAAGATCTTCCGATACAGTAACCCAACACTCACCACTTCCTGAAATATCAATCTCCGCATCAATACTACTAACGTTAACAGCATTGTACACGCCTGATCCCGTAATATCAACATATTGAAACTGCAAAGATTCAATTTCATCGTTGGCATTTACCGAACTACTTCCGGTAATCTCTATATTGAGTGTTCTAGCACCTTCAAAATGGTGTAAATCCACAACTCCTGATCCCGAAATATCAATATCCAAACTTTCCTGATCTTCAAAATCATTTATAACAATCTCACCAGAACCTGAAATATCAACCGATTCAATATCAGATACAACGATATCTATTTCCAAATC
It encodes the following:
- a CDS encoding DUF2807 domain-containing protein codes for the protein MKRIIRVIPVLIIVMFLTYCIRDRYVRGGGETVTKELSIGSFSAIDLSVSAHVTISQGKTQSVTVTGGKRTIELLKKKVRNNTWDIELDRHCFNSDDLEIDIVVSDIESVDISGSGEIVINDFEDQESLDIDISGSGVVDLHHFEGARTLNIEITGSSSVNANDEIESLQFQYVDITGSGVYNAVNVSSIDAEIDISGSGECWVTVSEDLEVDITGPGDVYHNGATNVSFDITGSGDIIVIN